In the genome of Pieris napi chromosome 16, ilPieNapi1.2, whole genome shotgun sequence, one region contains:
- the LOC125057021 gene encoding myb-like protein X encodes MSTAIRLVCFATALLSVSSFSIPLRQDPETLCIGQQNFLRIANVESCTFYYQCYSGQSYSMQCPFGSWFNEQEQICDESEAPEGCVVETEPTPEPEPEVIPEPEEEVEQEPEEEQEPEQEEEQEEEQEPEPEEEQEPEEEQVPEEEQEPEDEQEPEEEPVTELEPEEEPEQDQEEEEEQAPEDENEPEVEDPEVDSEVEEESESNQEPEENEVDDSERRYKTRKTRQLDSEDDGDDEEVDADEENDDDANNDEDDESAQKFKTRKFKQLEDDDENAPIDENEDNDNEDDSGEVPEQKFRSRKLKQLETEEAEEDDEDVIDDLVDDLKKQLDTADQDEEDDVNDEEGEESEEAKKLKQLEDGDEQSNEDEETDDSNDDEDNESSDDEVSDESERKFKTRKLKQLDNEEDENVDDQSDDDENDDEDSDESVRKFKTRKLKQLETDDEELEQSDDDENEELENNMERGRDHNHNHGQHHEHNHEHDHEHDHEHDHEHNHEHNHEHDHNHDESEGSGSEESEELVDVIPQGIPLQEDVEKDDETDTRRVKRSLQQVIDSEELEESIEQDVAAQNIFYRWLGAIN; translated from the exons CTGCCATTAGGTTAGTTTGCTTCGCAACGGCGTTGCTCAGTGTTTCCAGCTTCTCAATACCATTGAGACAGGACCCAGAGACCCTGTGCATCGGCCAGCAGAATTTCTTGAGAATTGCAAATGTCGAAAGCTGTACTTTCTACTACCAATGCTACTCCGGCCAGTCGTACTCGATGCAGTGTCCGTTCGGTTCATGGTTCAACGAACAAGAACAG ATATGTGACGAGTCTGAAGCACCAGAAGGTTGTGTGGTAGAAACAGAACCTACTCCAGAACCGGAACCTGAGGTAATTCCTGAACCAGAGGAAGAGGTTGAACAAGAACCAGAAGAAGAACAAGAACCAGAACAAGAAGAAGAACAAGAAGAAGAACAAGAACCAGAACCAGAAGAAGAACAAGAACCAGAAGAAGAACAAGTGCCAGAAGAGGAACAAGAACCAGAAGATGAACAAGAACCAGAAGAGGAACCTGTCACAGAACTGGAGCCCGAGGAGGAGCCAGAACAAGACCAAGAAGAGGAAGAAGAACAAGCACCAGAAGACGAGAATGAACCAGAAGTAGAAGACCCAGAAGTGGACTCTGAAGTAGAAGAAGAGTCCGAGTCCAATCAGGAGCCGGAAGAGAATGAGGTAGACGACTCAGAACGAAGATATAAAACAAGGAAAACAAGGCAATTAGATTCTGAAGACGATGGTGATGATGAGGAGGTTGATGCTGATGAAGAGAATGATGATGATGCAAATAATGACGAGGACGACGAATCCGCACAAAAGTTCAAAACAAGAAAATTCAAGCAATTAGAAGATGATGATGAAAACGCTCCTATAGATGAAAATGAAGACAACGACAATGAAGATGATTCTGGGGAAGTACCAGAACAAAAATTTAGATCAAgaaaattaaagcaattaGAAACCGAAGAGGCTGAGGAAGATGATGAAGACGTTATTGATGACTTGGTAGATGATCTGAAGAAGCAATTAGATACTGCCGATCAGGACGAGGAAGATGATGTGAATGATGAAGAAGGCGAAGAATCCGAAGAAGCCAAAAAACTGAAACAGTTAGAAGACGGAGATGAGCAGTCTAATGAAGATGAAGAGACTGATGATTCTAATGATGATGAGGACAACGAATCTAGTGATGACGAAGTTTCTGACGAATCAgaacgaaaatttaaaacaaggAAACTGAAACAATTAGACAATGAAGAAGACGAGAACGTAGATGATCAGTCAGATGATGATGAAAATGACGATGAGGATTCCGACGAATCTGtacgaaaatttaaaacaagaaAACTGAAACAGTTAGAAACTGATGATGAGGAATTGGAGCAGTCAGATGACGATGAAAATGAAGAATTGGAGAACAATATGGAAAGAGGTAGAGACCACAACCACAACCATGGTCAACACCATGAACACAATCATGAACACGATCATGAACACGATCATGAACACGATCATGAACACAACCATGAACACAATCATGAACACGATCATAATCACGACGAGTCCGAGGGATCGGGCAGTGAAGAAAGCGAGGAACTAGTGGATGTTATTCCTCAAGGAATCCCCCTTCAGGAAGACGTTGAAAAAGATGATGAAACTGATACACGAAGAGTGAAGCGGTCTCTCCAACAAGTCATTGACAGTGAGGAATTAGAAGAATCTATTGAACAAGATGTGGCTGCTCAAAACATCTTCTATAGATGGCTCGGCGCTATTAACtag